One segment of Psychrilyobacter piezotolerans DNA contains the following:
- a CDS encoding immune inhibitor A domain-containing protein, whose amino-acid sequence MKIIVLFFLSCTFLLGEIFKPLTVLIDFPNYKYSDLHRIEKELVNHRRGDEFTPELYRKMFFNPEEYSGYNGQKLLSAKKYFDLESRGTFILEGSEQDIYGWFTAPNPIEFYGKNISEEGDRIRAAYLIILSINKLIEKKVDFSQYDLNEDGVIDGLIILYAGKGEHLPNSLGSRAIWPHFNRIKNISESRFYYFKDHNNKIWKIDKYALVPQDIPLDLYIHEIGHFLGLSDLYKGDSTIGYWSVMGDLYCGEIIGSKLNSLGGYHRYNLQTKYNDKNTPAFWAQIKNYDLNQIKKGGRFLKLYTINNKNFDNLIKIDLPGKRIELPSNGRDLYYTDNYLSSDNNIKFSVFLPKNTDNILKFDLWFNSEPDKKMGKVHVRRRGEDRWFLLKNKTSKKVRRGEWIPLEFDLNQFNGEIIEIMVSLIPYDKEGPKGAYISNLTVMSDTVKNFDMKTTGKKFTHHGFIHSFGDVLLKRYILIEYRNPVDKDIDEGLLRTGLNIPYRKGLLIWYIDESYSDFNQLVNILPSNEKPLYEIINARLKKLKLNKYTVSSWTFSSIDTPELGVVKGDRVFYREQIHGMSSFSVGEHLQIRILEENENYIKLMIIYQNK is encoded by the coding sequence ATGAAAATCATAGTTTTATTTTTTCTCAGCTGTACATTTTTACTTGGCGAAATTTTTAAACCCCTTACAGTTTTAATAGATTTCCCCAACTATAAATATTCCGACCTTCATCGCATAGAAAAAGAGCTGGTAAATCATCGCAGGGGAGATGAGTTTACTCCTGAGCTGTATAGGAAGATGTTTTTTAACCCTGAGGAATATAGCGGTTACAACGGCCAAAAACTACTTTCAGCTAAAAAATACTTTGATCTGGAATCCAGAGGAACCTTCATACTAGAGGGCAGTGAACAAGATATCTATGGATGGTTTACAGCTCCTAACCCCATTGAATTTTATGGGAAAAATATCAGTGAAGAGGGCGACCGTATAAGAGCTGCCTATTTAATAATTTTATCCATCAATAAATTAATAGAAAAAAAAGTGGATTTTTCCCAGTATGATCTGAACGAAGACGGCGTCATCGACGGTCTTATTATCCTCTATGCAGGAAAGGGGGAGCACCTCCCGAATTCCCTGGGAAGCCGGGCTATCTGGCCCCATTTTAACAGGATAAAAAATATTTCTGAAAGCAGGTTTTATTATTTTAAAGATCATAATAATAAAATCTGGAAAATAGATAAATATGCCTTAGTTCCCCAGGATATTCCCCTGGATCTATATATCCACGAAATAGGGCACTTTTTGGGATTGTCAGACCTGTATAAAGGAGATTCAACCATAGGTTATTGGTCTGTCATGGGTGATCTCTACTGTGGCGAGATTATCGGGAGCAAACTGAATTCCCTGGGAGGTTACCACAGATATAATCTGCAGACAAAATATAACGATAAAAATACCCCTGCTTTCTGGGCCCAGATAAAAAATTATGACCTGAACCAGATAAAAAAAGGAGGGCGATTTCTCAAACTTTATACAATTAATAATAAAAATTTTGATAATCTCATAAAAATAGACCTTCCAGGAAAAAGAATAGAACTTCCTTCAAATGGAAGGGATCTGTATTATACCGATAATTACCTCAGCTCTGACAATAATATTAAATTCTCTGTTTTTCTTCCCAAGAATACAGATAATATTTTAAAATTTGATCTTTGGTTTAATTCTGAACCGGATAAAAAAATGGGGAAAGTCCATGTACGCCGTCGTGGGGAGGATAGGTGGTTTTTATTAAAAAATAAAACCAGCAAAAAAGTTAGGAGAGGGGAATGGATCCCCCTGGAGTTCGATTTGAACCAATTTAACGGAGAGATTATAGAGATCATGGTAAGTTTAATCCCCTATGATAAAGAGGGACCCAAAGGAGCCTATATCTCAAATTTAACGGTCATGTCCGATACCGTTAAAAATTTTGACATGAAAACTACTGGAAAGAAATTTACCCACCATGGTTTTATCCATAGTTTTGGAGATGTCCTCTTAAAAAGATATATCCTTATAGAATATAGAAACCCCGTAGATAAAGATATCGACGAGGGTCTCCTTCGCACCGGATTGAATATTCCCTACAGAAAGGGTCTTTTAATATGGTATATCGATGAAAGTTATTCTGATTTTAATCAGTTAGTAAATATCCTGCCCTCAAATGAAAAACCATTATATGAAATAATAAATGCAAGGCTTAAAAAATTAAAATTAAATAAATATACCGTGTCCAGCTGGACATTTTCCTCTATAGATACCCCGGAACTGGGAGTAGTAAAGGGTGACAGAGTATTTTACAGGGAACAGATCCACGGAATGAGTTCCTTTTCTGTGGGGGAACACCTTCAGATCAGAATATTGGAAGAAAATGAAAATTATATTAAATTAATGATTATTTATCAGAATAAATAA
- the hepT gene encoding type VII toxin-antitoxin system HepT family RNase toxin: MRDDIILNKSETIKRCIARINEEYDGNPENLNDYRRQDSIILNVQRLCEASIDIATHYIRKNKLGIPQTSKENFEILEKNNVITEELSSRLQGMVGFRNIAVHDYQALNLKIVEKVVEEYIYDSLKLARMILEK; this comes from the coding sequence GTGAGAGATGATATTATTTTAAATAAGAGTGAAACTATAAAAAGGTGTATTGCCAGGATCAATGAGGAGTATGATGGGAACCCTGAAAACCTGAATGATTACAGGAGGCAGGATTCCATTATCTTAAATGTTCAGAGGCTTTGTGAAGCAAGTATAGATATAGCTACCCATTATATAAGAAAAAATAAATTGGGTATCCCCCAGACAAGTAAGGAAAATTTTGAAATTCTGGAAAAAAATAATGTGATAACCGAGGAACTGAGTTCACGTCTCCAAGGTATGGTAGGGTTCAGAAATATAGCAGTTCATGATTATCAGGCTTTAAATTTAAAGATAGTTGAAAAAGTGGTAGAAGAATATATCTATGACAGCTTAAAGTTAGCAAGGATGATACTGGAAAAGTAA
- a CDS encoding VanZ family protein — translation MKRETTGKIILIIVFITAFWFSSKPANESAGQSGKVLVKMKLITKEDAALKTKKYLILSRSIRKAAHFSLYFTAGIGAFLATGSLKKSILIVFVMGGIDEFHQYFVPGRGAQFTDVLIDTLGGTAGAAAVKLAIGKKINK, via the coding sequence ATGAAAAGAGAAACAACAGGAAAGATAATATTGATAATAGTATTTATAACTGCATTTTGGTTTTCATCCAAGCCTGCGAATGAATCAGCCGGCCAGTCTGGGAAGGTCCTGGTAAAAATGAAACTGATCACAAAAGAAGATGCAGCCTTGAAGACAAAAAAATACCTTATTTTATCCAGAAGTATAAGAAAGGCAGCTCATTTCAGCCTTTATTTTACAGCAGGAATCGGGGCCTTTCTTGCTACCGGGAGTTTGAAAAAAAGTATTCTCATAGTATTTGTCATGGGTGGGATAGATGAATTTCACCAGTACTTTGTCCCCGGCAGGGGAGCACAGTTTACAGATGTACTGATAGATACGCTGGGAGGAACTGCAGGAGCTGCAGCTGTTAAATTAGCAATAGGAAAAAAAATAAATAAATAA